One window from the genome of Andrena cerasifolii isolate SP2316 chromosome 3, iyAndCera1_principal, whole genome shotgun sequence encodes:
- the Gycalpha99b gene encoding guanylate cyclase 1 soluble subunit alpha 2 isoform X5: MNEVVAMALGALLSKGEEPLSTASYLEKLLYNFDVEENYNLLEDIYETLNYHCDIDVSTFFDHLGQELIHTACVGLLERALRCLGNDLTAFLTTLDGVNDVVQHQSGSEAEAEFVCIATPEAIELHFTTDHPSIAYLLVGSLKGIARQFYNDNANVYILPDPYNTKFFRYRITPERYSQHLVVDSEIDDNLVTVTSTFRPLSTEATDLRMGVASFCKAFPWHFVVDRQLELVQLGVGFMRIFGQHLNRLGREISTYFVFTRPSGVTLTFHEILKRANTPFVLTLQRPEGVDKYPAEGLEMKGQMVHCPESDSILFVSSPFLNGLEGLTGRGLFISDIPLHDATRDVILVGEQARAQDGLRRRMDKLKSSIEEANLAVSAEREKNVSLLHLIFPPDIAKRLWLGETIEAKTYPKVTMLFSDIVGFTEICSTATPMMVINMLQNLYEHFDSFCGQLDVYKVETIGDAYCVACGLHRDTHIHAQQIAWMALKMIQTCSRHLTHKGKPIRMRIGIHTGMVLAGVVGKKMPRYCLFGHNVTLANKFESLSEPLRIHVSPTTYDLLKYPVSGFDLEPRSKEFLPKEFPANIEGPSYFLKGYNHKDVDVNLPLDLHIQHAIREYELGASM; encoded by the exons ACATCGACGTGAGCACGTTTTTCGATCACCTCGGTCAGGAGCTGATCCATACTGCTTGCGTGGGTCTTTTGGAGCGAGCGCTCCGTTGCCTCGGGAACGATCTGACAGCCTTCCTGACCACTCTCGACGGCGTAAACGACGTTGTACAACACCAGTCCGGATCAGAGGCAGAGGCTGAGTTCGTATGCATCGCTACGCCAGAAGCGATAGAACTGCACTTTACAACTGACCACCCGTCGATCGCTTATTTGCTGGTTGGCAGCTTGAAGGGCATCGCCAGGCAGTTTTATAATGACAATGCGAACGTGTACATTCTACCTGACCCTTACAACACGAAGTTTTTTAG GTATCGTATCACTCCAGAACGTTACAGCCAGCACTTGGTGGTCGATTCCGAGATCGATGATAATCTCGTGACGGTCACGTCTACTTTCCGTCCACTCTCCACCGAAGCCACGGACCTTCGTATGGGAGTAGCGAGCTTTTGCAAAGCGTTTCCATGGCATTTCGTCGTCGACCGGCAATTGGAGCTGGTACAGCTTGGGGTCGGATTCATGAGGATTTTCGGACAACATCTGAACCGATTGGGGAGAGAAATATCGACGTACTTCGTTTTTACACGGCCGAGCGGGGTTACTCTGACCTTTCACGAGATATTGAAGCGTGCGAATACGCCTTTTGTGCTGACCCTACAACGGCCGGAGGGCGTCGATAAATATCCCGCGGAG GGCTTAGAGATGAAAGGTCAAATGGTCCATTGTCCCGAATCGGATTCCATCCTATTCGTGAGCTCGCCATTCCTGAACGGTCTGGAAGGGCTAACTGGGCGAGGACTTTTTATATCTGATATTCCATTACACGATGCCACAAGGGACGTGATTTTAGTGGGGGAGCAAGCTAGAGCGCAG GATGGTTTAAGAAGGCGAATGGATAAATTAAAGAGCTCCATAGAAGAAGCTAACCTTGCTGTGTCTGCGGAAAGAGAAAAGAATGTCAGCTTGCTTCATCTTATATTCCCTCCAGATATAGCAAAACGCTTGTGGTTGG GAGAAACTATCGAGGCGAAAACTTATCCCAAGGTGACAATGCTTTTCAGCGACATCGTTGGTTTCACGGAAATTTGTTCTACCGCGACGCCAATGATGGTCATCAACATGCTTCAAAATCTTTACGAGCACTTCGACTCGTTCTGTGGCCAGTTGGACGTTTATAAG GTAGAAACAATCGGAGATGCCTATTGCGTAGCATGTGGCCTTCACCGTGATACTCACATACATGCACAACAAATAGCTTGGATGGCCCTAAAAATGATACAAACATGTTCTCGCCACCTAACTCATAAGGGCAAACCAATAAGG ATGCGCATTGGCATTCACACTGGAATGGTGCTGGCAGGGGTTGTTGGAAAGAAGATGCCGAGGTATTGTCTGTTTGGGCACAACGTCACCTTAGCCAATAAATTCGAATCTTTAAGTGAGCCACTTCGTATTCACGTTAGTCCAACAACATACGA CTTATTGAAATATCCCGTATCAGGATTCGACTTGGAGCCACGGAGCAAAGAATTTTTACCAAAGGAGTTCCCAGCTAACATAGAAGGGCCGTCTTACTTCCTCAAGGGTTACAATCACAAGGACGTCGATGTAAATCTTCCTCTCGATCTTCACATTCAACACGCGATCAGGGAATATGAGCTCGGCGCCAGCATGTAG
- the Gycalpha99b gene encoding guanylate cyclase 1 soluble subunit alpha 2 isoform X6, producing MALGALLSKGEEPLSTASYLEKLLYNFDVEENYNLLEDIYETLNYHCDIDVSTFFDHLGQELIHTACVGLLERALRCLGNDLTAFLTTLDGVNDVVQHQSGSEAEAEFVCIATPEAIELHFTTDHPSIAYLLVGSLKGIARQFYNDNANVYILPDPYNTKFFRYRITPERYSQHLVVDSEIDDNLVTVTSTFRPLSTEATDLRMGVASFCKAFPWHFVVDRQLELVQLGVGFMRIFGQHLNRLGREISTYFVFTRPSGVTLTFHEILKRANTPFVLTLQRPEGVDKYPAEGLEMKGQMVHCPESDSILFVSSPFLNGLEGLTGRGLFISDIPLHDATRDVILVGEQARAQDGLRRRMDKLKSSIEEANLAVSAEREKNVSLLHLIFPPDIAKRLWLGETIEAKTYPKVTMLFSDIVGFTEICSTATPMMVINMLQNLYEHFDSFCGQLDVYKVETIGDAYCVACGLHRDTHIHAQQIAWMALKMIQTCSRHLTHKGKPIRMRIGIHTGMVLAGVVGKKMPRYCLFGHNVTLANKFESLSEPLRIHVSPTTYDLLKYPVSGFDLEPRSKEFLPKEFPANIEGPSYFLKGYNHKDVDVNLPLDLHIQHAIREYELGASM from the exons ACATCGACGTGAGCACGTTTTTCGATCACCTCGGTCAGGAGCTGATCCATACTGCTTGCGTGGGTCTTTTGGAGCGAGCGCTCCGTTGCCTCGGGAACGATCTGACAGCCTTCCTGACCACTCTCGACGGCGTAAACGACGTTGTACAACACCAGTCCGGATCAGAGGCAGAGGCTGAGTTCGTATGCATCGCTACGCCAGAAGCGATAGAACTGCACTTTACAACTGACCACCCGTCGATCGCTTATTTGCTGGTTGGCAGCTTGAAGGGCATCGCCAGGCAGTTTTATAATGACAATGCGAACGTGTACATTCTACCTGACCCTTACAACACGAAGTTTTTTAG GTATCGTATCACTCCAGAACGTTACAGCCAGCACTTGGTGGTCGATTCCGAGATCGATGATAATCTCGTGACGGTCACGTCTACTTTCCGTCCACTCTCCACCGAAGCCACGGACCTTCGTATGGGAGTAGCGAGCTTTTGCAAAGCGTTTCCATGGCATTTCGTCGTCGACCGGCAATTGGAGCTGGTACAGCTTGGGGTCGGATTCATGAGGATTTTCGGACAACATCTGAACCGATTGGGGAGAGAAATATCGACGTACTTCGTTTTTACACGGCCGAGCGGGGTTACTCTGACCTTTCACGAGATATTGAAGCGTGCGAATACGCCTTTTGTGCTGACCCTACAACGGCCGGAGGGCGTCGATAAATATCCCGCGGAG GGCTTAGAGATGAAAGGTCAAATGGTCCATTGTCCCGAATCGGATTCCATCCTATTCGTGAGCTCGCCATTCCTGAACGGTCTGGAAGGGCTAACTGGGCGAGGACTTTTTATATCTGATATTCCATTACACGATGCCACAAGGGACGTGATTTTAGTGGGGGAGCAAGCTAGAGCGCAG GATGGTTTAAGAAGGCGAATGGATAAATTAAAGAGCTCCATAGAAGAAGCTAACCTTGCTGTGTCTGCGGAAAGAGAAAAGAATGTCAGCTTGCTTCATCTTATATTCCCTCCAGATATAGCAAAACGCTTGTGGTTGG GAGAAACTATCGAGGCGAAAACTTATCCCAAGGTGACAATGCTTTTCAGCGACATCGTTGGTTTCACGGAAATTTGTTCTACCGCGACGCCAATGATGGTCATCAACATGCTTCAAAATCTTTACGAGCACTTCGACTCGTTCTGTGGCCAGTTGGACGTTTATAAG GTAGAAACAATCGGAGATGCCTATTGCGTAGCATGTGGCCTTCACCGTGATACTCACATACATGCACAACAAATAGCTTGGATGGCCCTAAAAATGATACAAACATGTTCTCGCCACCTAACTCATAAGGGCAAACCAATAAGG ATGCGCATTGGCATTCACACTGGAATGGTGCTGGCAGGGGTTGTTGGAAAGAAGATGCCGAGGTATTGTCTGTTTGGGCACAACGTCACCTTAGCCAATAAATTCGAATCTTTAAGTGAGCCACTTCGTATTCACGTTAGTCCAACAACATACGA CTTATTGAAATATCCCGTATCAGGATTCGACTTGGAGCCACGGAGCAAAGAATTTTTACCAAAGGAGTTCCCAGCTAACATAGAAGGGCCGTCTTACTTCCTCAAGGGTTACAATCACAAGGACGTCGATGTAAATCTTCCTCTCGATCTTCACATTCAACACGCGATCAGGGAATATGAGCTCGGCGCCAGCATGTAG
- the Gycalpha99b gene encoding guanylate cyclase 1 soluble subunit alpha 2 isoform X4 has translation MRERVKESARVWNEVVAMALGALLSKGEEPLSTASYLEKLLYNFDVEENYNLLEDIYETLNYHCDIDVSTFFDHLGQELIHTACVGLLERALRCLGNDLTAFLTTLDGVNDVVQHQSGSEAEAEFVCIATPEAIELHFTTDHPSIAYLLVGSLKGIARQFYNDNANVYILPDPYNTKFFRYRITPERYSQHLVVDSEIDDNLVTVTSTFRPLSTEATDLRMGVASFCKAFPWHFVVDRQLELVQLGVGFMRIFGQHLNRLGREISTYFVFTRPSGVTLTFHEILKRANTPFVLTLQRPEGVDKYPAEGLEMKGQMVHCPESDSILFVSSPFLNGLEGLTGRGLFISDIPLHDATRDVILVGEQARAQDGLRRRMDKLKSSIEEANLAVSAEREKNVSLLHLIFPPDIAKRLWLGETIEAKTYPKVTMLFSDIVGFTEICSTATPMMVINMLQNLYEHFDSFCGQLDVYKVETIGDAYCVACGLHRDTHIHAQQIAWMALKMIQTCSRHLTHKGKPIRMRIGIHTGMVLAGVVGKKMPRYCLFGHNVTLANKFESLSEPLRIHVSPTTYDLLKYPVSGFDLEPRSKEFLPKEFPANIEGPSYFLKGYNHKDVDVNLPLDLHIQHAIREYELGASM, from the exons ACATCGACGTGAGCACGTTTTTCGATCACCTCGGTCAGGAGCTGATCCATACTGCTTGCGTGGGTCTTTTGGAGCGAGCGCTCCGTTGCCTCGGGAACGATCTGACAGCCTTCCTGACCACTCTCGACGGCGTAAACGACGTTGTACAACACCAGTCCGGATCAGAGGCAGAGGCTGAGTTCGTATGCATCGCTACGCCAGAAGCGATAGAACTGCACTTTACAACTGACCACCCGTCGATCGCTTATTTGCTGGTTGGCAGCTTGAAGGGCATCGCCAGGCAGTTTTATAATGACAATGCGAACGTGTACATTCTACCTGACCCTTACAACACGAAGTTTTTTAG GTATCGTATCACTCCAGAACGTTACAGCCAGCACTTGGTGGTCGATTCCGAGATCGATGATAATCTCGTGACGGTCACGTCTACTTTCCGTCCACTCTCCACCGAAGCCACGGACCTTCGTATGGGAGTAGCGAGCTTTTGCAAAGCGTTTCCATGGCATTTCGTCGTCGACCGGCAATTGGAGCTGGTACAGCTTGGGGTCGGATTCATGAGGATTTTCGGACAACATCTGAACCGATTGGGGAGAGAAATATCGACGTACTTCGTTTTTACACGGCCGAGCGGGGTTACTCTGACCTTTCACGAGATATTGAAGCGTGCGAATACGCCTTTTGTGCTGACCCTACAACGGCCGGAGGGCGTCGATAAATATCCCGCGGAG GGCTTAGAGATGAAAGGTCAAATGGTCCATTGTCCCGAATCGGATTCCATCCTATTCGTGAGCTCGCCATTCCTGAACGGTCTGGAAGGGCTAACTGGGCGAGGACTTTTTATATCTGATATTCCATTACACGATGCCACAAGGGACGTGATTTTAGTGGGGGAGCAAGCTAGAGCGCAG GATGGTTTAAGAAGGCGAATGGATAAATTAAAGAGCTCCATAGAAGAAGCTAACCTTGCTGTGTCTGCGGAAAGAGAAAAGAATGTCAGCTTGCTTCATCTTATATTCCCTCCAGATATAGCAAAACGCTTGTGGTTGG GAGAAACTATCGAGGCGAAAACTTATCCCAAGGTGACAATGCTTTTCAGCGACATCGTTGGTTTCACGGAAATTTGTTCTACCGCGACGCCAATGATGGTCATCAACATGCTTCAAAATCTTTACGAGCACTTCGACTCGTTCTGTGGCCAGTTGGACGTTTATAAG GTAGAAACAATCGGAGATGCCTATTGCGTAGCATGTGGCCTTCACCGTGATACTCACATACATGCACAACAAATAGCTTGGATGGCCCTAAAAATGATACAAACATGTTCTCGCCACCTAACTCATAAGGGCAAACCAATAAGG ATGCGCATTGGCATTCACACTGGAATGGTGCTGGCAGGGGTTGTTGGAAAGAAGATGCCGAGGTATTGTCTGTTTGGGCACAACGTCACCTTAGCCAATAAATTCGAATCTTTAAGTGAGCCACTTCGTATTCACGTTAGTCCAACAACATACGA CTTATTGAAATATCCCGTATCAGGATTCGACTTGGAGCCACGGAGCAAAGAATTTTTACCAAAGGAGTTCCCAGCTAACATAGAAGGGCCGTCTTACTTCCTCAAGGGTTACAATCACAAGGACGTCGATGTAAATCTTCCTCTCGATCTTCACATTCAACACGCGATCAGGGAATATGAGCTCGGCGCCAGCATGTAG